A region from the Criblamydia sequanensis CRIB-18 genome encodes:
- a CDS encoding NAD(P)H-dependent glycerol-3-phosphate dehydrogenase has translation MLLKTDKKLKIGYLGTGSWGFCLASLLASKGYEVISWSSREDWVKQLQLTREHELLPGHRSPGEMSFTTNLNEVLDGVDVLIESVSSNGVRNVLEKVKAIGMPSCPLILTSKGIEQKTGLILPEVAIQVLGESFRDQVGLLSGPSFAHDVIRGLPTSVVGTAYTKSVMHFVSELFGTQNFRVYPNSDIKGVAFGGALKNVIAIACGIAEGLALGFSCHAALMTRGLHEIRKLATASGCHPETLYGLSGMGDLCLTCGSLMSRNFRFGHLLAEGYTPDQAKEKIGMVVEGAYATISAFELSQKMKITMPITEAVYHILQGKLQIKKVVMELMQRTIKEEHL, from the coding sequence ATGTTATTAAAAACTGATAAAAAATTAAAAATTGGCTACCTAGGAACAGGTTCTTGGGGTTTTTGCTTAGCTTCTCTTTTAGCCTCGAAAGGGTATGAAGTCATTTCCTGGTCAAGCCGTGAAGATTGGGTAAAGCAGCTTCAGCTAACCCGAGAGCATGAACTTTTGCCCGGGCATCGCTCTCCGGGGGAGATGAGCTTTACAACAAATCTTAATGAAGTTTTAGACGGCGTCGATGTTCTTATTGAATCGGTATCATCAAACGGGGTAAGGAACGTTCTTGAAAAAGTTAAAGCTATTGGCATGCCTTCTTGTCCTTTAATTTTAACATCTAAAGGGATTGAGCAAAAAACCGGTTTAATCCTCCCGGAAGTTGCCATACAAGTCCTTGGGGAATCCTTTCGGGATCAGGTGGGTTTGCTATCCGGTCCAAGTTTTGCCCATGATGTGATCCGCGGGCTTCCGACTTCTGTTGTCGGAACCGCTTACACAAAATCGGTCATGCATTTTGTCTCCGAACTTTTTGGCACTCAAAATTTTCGAGTCTATCCAAATAGCGATATCAAAGGCGTGGCTTTCGGGGGAGCTTTAAAAAATGTGATTGCCATCGCTTGTGGAATTGCGGAAGGGCTAGCCCTTGGATTTAGCTGCCACGCAGCTTTAATGACAAGGGGCTTGCATGAGATTAGAAAATTGGCTACAGCATCAGGATGCCATCCAGAAACTTTATATGGCCTGTCCGGGATGGGAGATCTTTGTTTGACTTGCGGGTCTTTGATGAGCCGGAATTTCAGATTCGGCCATCTCTTAGCAGAAGGGTATACACCCGATCAAGCCAAGGAAAAAATTGGCATGGTTGTGGAAGGTGCTTATGCCACTATTTCTGCCTTTGAACTCAGTCAAAAAATGAAGATCACCATGCCGATAACAGAAGCTGTTTATCACATCTTACAAGGAAAGCTTCAGATTAAAAAAGTGGTGATGGAGCTTATGCAAAGAACGATAAAAGAAGAACATTTATAA
- a CDS encoding coiled-coil domain-containing protein translates to MNSTQLSECFQTGNYYNFPEMERLINTVIENPTKDVEIPSNLFQNSSKGLFLATLSKIRIFFCSFWKKIVFLFSKSRKEAFENAIKKITDAYKIKNESVENIVNLSKNFLNRRDAFNTSNEALALKKLSNETKILENQDSIAEKIAAKDELLRSAKDYKQATSGFFASVKGFISSKAKEEAKKKILSLDETFAFDKLDQVIADLESNNDKSDHPLLASIRELETKYEELNKEKISLQEQETANKQVIASLKEEIEEALQKIQSDACLTNACGTEEKKLKELKKELEAQGLSEAAAPTVEEHKPLVDLYQAIEQHTGQEDMAFLWKSLFKRFDEGTKITSFICDAKGNFEIHLKESLAIWLPSESPKGGSVFILGSGQEGKPTSVKGSLHKNKMEFSQNIFSYCDTESPLGIKLTNYKGMTFEGRDKIHMAGSVKVLGFDAGGSKIKTFHELKEAWATSDKSTIISSKESVYQKFLADKIREANNP, encoded by the coding sequence GTAGAAATCCCCTCTAATCTATTTCAAAACTCGTCTAAAGGACTCTTTTTAGCAACCCTTTCAAAAATTCGCATTTTTTTCTGCTCATTCTGGAAGAAAATCGTATTTCTATTTTCTAAATCAAGAAAAGAAGCTTTTGAAAATGCCATCAAAAAAATTACCGATGCTTACAAAATTAAAAACGAATCAGTTGAAAATATTGTAAATCTTTCTAAGAACTTTTTAAATAGACGGGATGCGTTTAATACTTCAAACGAAGCTTTGGCTCTAAAGAAATTATCAAATGAAACTAAGATTTTAGAAAATCAAGACTCCATAGCTGAAAAAATAGCGGCCAAAGATGAGCTTTTAAGAAGTGCTAAAGATTATAAACAAGCCACCTCCGGCTTTTTTGCTTCTGTTAAAGGATTCATTTCAAGTAAAGCCAAAGAAGAAGCAAAGAAAAAAATTCTATCTTTAGATGAAACTTTTGCTTTTGATAAGCTCGATCAGGTAATTGCAGACCTTGAATCCAATAATGACAAAAGCGATCATCCCTTGCTTGCTTCTATTAGAGAGCTAGAGACTAAATACGAAGAGTTGAACAAAGAAAAAATCTCCTTACAGGAGCAAGAAACAGCCAACAAACAAGTCATCGCGTCTTTAAAAGAAGAAATAGAGGAAGCGCTTCAAAAGATTCAAAGCGATGCCTGTTTAACCAATGCCTGCGGAACTGAAGAAAAAAAGCTGAAAGAGCTCAAAAAAGAATTGGAAGCTCAAGGTCTTTCTGAAGCTGCAGCCCCAACTGTTGAAGAGCATAAACCTCTTGTGGATCTCTATCAAGCAATCGAGCAGCATACCGGTCAAGAAGATATGGCTTTTCTTTGGAAATCTCTTTTCAAGCGCTTTGATGAGGGAACAAAAATTACTTCGTTTATTTGCGACGCAAAAGGAAATTTCGAAATCCATTTAAAAGAATCCTTAGCTATTTGGCTCCCTTCTGAAAGTCCTAAAGGCGGGTCTGTTTTTATTTTAGGAAGCGGTCAAGAGGGAAAACCCACCTCAGTTAAAGGGTCTTTGCATAAAAATAAAATGGAGTTCTCTCAAAATATTTTTTCTTACTGCGACACGGAGTCACCTCTCGGTATCAAACTAACTAATTATAAAGGTATGACTTTTGAGGGCCGCGACAAGATCCATATGGCAGGGTCTGTTAAAGTTTTAGGTTTCGATGCAGGGGGCTCTAAAATTAAGACTTTTCATGAATTAAAAGAGGCTTGGGCAACTTCTGATAAGAGCACTATTATTTCCTCTAAAGAATCGGTTTATCAAAAGTTTCTTGCAGACAAGATTCGTGAAGCAAACAACCCTTAG
- a CDS encoding bifunctional ADP-dependent NAD(P)H-hydrate dehydratase/NAD(P)H-hydrate epimerase: MKVVSSSEMARLEKSAYGLGYKDEDFMSNAGMKVSQHAIDWVNEKKLEKKCLLLIGKGNNGGDAAVAASVLLEKGFQIVALLASPLESASPLCQKKVKNLMNKGVKVRHYDPEEDFPIPAGGFIIDGLFGTGLKEAPKEPYASLIEKANASRLPILSVDIPSGVNGDTGVVKGAAIKAKKTVFLGLPKIGFFINQGFEHIGELSYADFGLPNSLIEEVKSPYIYITKEDVFNNLPKIKRTRHKYEAGAVSIVAGSKEMPGSSLLVASSALRSGAGMVHLFHPAGIENLLAASLYEIIKVPFNVKEGKTLALELNKASCIAIGPGLGQSDEVVEFFKDLISKVDKPLVLDADALNIVAKNAFPLPKGSVLTPHLGEMRRLLETLEKEPVDEKFLEKCQLYAKEKGVLLILKGAPTFIFIKDKIYISAFGDPGMATAGSGDVLTGLIASFIAQGLEIEKAAYIAPAFHGMAGEKAAKALTSYCVIASDIYSHYSDVFKEAL; the protein is encoded by the coding sequence ATGAAAGTCGTTTCATCCTCTGAGATGGCCCGCTTGGAAAAGAGCGCCTATGGTCTTGGCTATAAAGATGAAGATTTTATGTCGAATGCTGGCATGAAAGTTTCTCAGCATGCCATTGATTGGGTTAATGAAAAAAAATTAGAAAAAAAATGCCTTCTTCTGATCGGTAAAGGAAATAATGGAGGGGATGCGGCCGTTGCGGCAAGCGTTCTTTTAGAAAAAGGTTTTCAAATAGTAGCGCTTCTTGCGTCGCCCTTAGAAAGCGCAAGCCCGCTTTGTCAAAAAAAGGTGAAGAACCTAATGAATAAAGGGGTTAAAGTTAGGCACTATGACCCTGAAGAAGACTTCCCGATACCGGCAGGCGGTTTTATTATCGATGGTCTTTTTGGAACGGGTCTAAAAGAAGCTCCAAAAGAGCCTTATGCCTCTCTTATTGAAAAAGCGAATGCTTCAAGGCTCCCTATTCTGTCGGTAGATATTCCATCCGGGGTTAATGGAGATACAGGCGTTGTAAAAGGAGCTGCTATAAAGGCTAAAAAAACTGTTTTTTTAGGTCTTCCCAAAATCGGTTTTTTCATCAATCAGGGCTTTGAACATATAGGTGAGTTATCTTACGCAGACTTTGGCTTGCCGAATTCTTTAATCGAAGAAGTAAAAAGCCCTTACATTTATATCACAAAAGAAGATGTGTTTAATAACCTCCCCAAAATTAAAAGAACGCGCCATAAGTATGAAGCGGGTGCCGTTTCGATTGTAGCCGGCTCTAAAGAAATGCCGGGGTCTTCTTTATTAGTCGCTTCCTCCGCTTTAAGATCCGGAGCCGGTATGGTGCATTTATTCCATCCCGCGGGGATTGAAAATTTATTAGCGGCAAGCTTATATGAAATTATCAAAGTCCCTTTCAATGTTAAGGAAGGCAAGACCTTAGCCTTAGAGCTAAATAAAGCCTCTTGCATAGCCATAGGCCCGGGACTTGGCCAATCAGATGAGGTCGTGGAATTTTTTAAGGATTTAATCTCAAAAGTAGATAAACCCCTAGTCCTTGATGCCGACGCTTTGAACATAGTAGCTAAAAATGCTTTTCCCCTACCTAAAGGTAGTGTATTGACACCCCACCTTGGAGAGATGAGAAGGCTTTTAGAAACCTTGGAAAAAGAACCTGTGGATGAAAAATTTCTTGAAAAGTGTCAGCTTTATGCCAAAGAGAAAGGGGTTCTTCTTATTCTTAAAGGAGCTCCGACTTTCATATTCATAAAAGACAAGATTTATATAAGCGCTTTTGGCGATCCCGGAATGGCGACTGCCGGCAGCGGAGATGTTTTAACAGGGCTTATAGCAAGCTTTATCGCTCAAGGGTTAGAAATTGAGAAAGCGGCCTATATAGCTCCTGCTTTTCACGGCATGGCAGGTGAAAAAGCGGCAAAGGCTTTAACTTCGTATTGTGTAATAGCAAGCGATATCTATAGTCACTATAGCGACGTCTTTAAAGAAGCTCTCTAA